One segment of Macaca fascicularis isolate 582-1 chromosome 2, T2T-MFA8v1.1 DNA contains the following:
- the TBL1XR1 gene encoding F-box-like/WD repeat-containing protein TBL1XR1 isoform X1 gives MPDVVQTRQQAYRDKLAQQQAAAAAAAAAAASQQGSAKNGENTANGEENGAHTIANNHTDMMEVDGDVEIPPNKAVVLRGHESEVFICAWNPVSDLLASGSGDSTARIWNLSENSTSGSTQLVLRHCIREGGQDVPSNKDVTSLDWNSEGTLLATGSYDGFARIWTKDGNLASTLGQHKGPIFALKWNKKGNFILSAGVDKTTIIWDAHTGEAKQQFPFHSAPALDVDWQSNNTFASCSTDMCIHVCKLGQDRPIKTFQGHTNEVNAIKWDPTGNLLASCSDDMTLKIWSMKQDNCVHDLQAHNKEIYTIKWSPTGPGTNNPNANLMLASASFDSTVRLWDVDRGICIHTLTKHQEPVYSVAFSPDGRYLASGSFDKCVHIWNTQTGALVHSYRGTGGIFEVCWNAAGDKVGASASDGSVCVLDLRK, from the exons ATGCCTGATGTAGTACAAACAAGACAACAAGCTTATAGAGATAAGCTTGCACAGCAAcaggcagcagctgctgcagctgccGCAGCTGCAGCCAGCCAACAAGGATCTgcaaaaaatggagaaaacacagCAAATGGGGAAGAGAATGGAGCACATACTATAGCAA ATAATCATACTGATATGATGGAAGTGGATGGGGATGTTGAAATCCCTCCTAATAAAGCAGTTGTGTTGCGGGGCCATGAATCTGAAGTTTTCATCTGTGCCTGGAACCCTGTTAGTGATCTCCTAGCATCAGG GTCTGGAGACTCAACAGCAAGAATATGGAATCTTAGTGAGAACAGCACCAGTGGCTCTACACAGTTAGTACTTAGACATTGTATACGAGAAGGAGGGCAAGATGTTCCAAGCAACAAGGATGTCACATCTCTAGATTGGAAT AGTGAAGGTACACTTCTAGCAACTGGTTCCTATGATGGGTTTGCCAGAATATGGACTAAAGATG gTAACCTTGCTAGCACCTTAGGGCAGCATAAAGGCCCTATATTTGCATTAAAATGGAATAAGAAAGGAAATTTCATCCTAAGTGCTGGAGTAGACAAG ACTACAATCATTTGGGATGCACATACTGGTGAAGCCAAGCAACAGTTTCCTTTTCATTCAG CACCAGCATTGGATGTTGATTGGCAGAGCAACAACACCTTTGCTTCTTGTAGTACAGATATGTGCATTCATGTCTGTAAATTAGGACAAGACAGACCTATTAAAACATTCCAAGGACATACG AATGAAGTAAATGCTATCAAATGGGACCCAACTGGCAATCTCCTGGCCTCCTGTTCTGATGACATGACTTTAAAG atATGGAGTATGAAACAAGACAATTGTGTCCATGATTTGCAAGCAcataataaagaaatttataCTATCAAATGGAGTCCAACAGGACCAGGAACTAATAATCCAAATGCCAACCTTATGTTAGCAAG TGCATCCTTTGATTCTACTGTTAGGTTGTGGGATGTAGACCGAGGGATCTGCATCCATACCTTGACAAAACACCAAGAGCCTGTGTACAGTGTAGCTTTCAGTCCTGATGGCAGGTATCTGGCAAGTGGttcttttgacaaatgtgtacacATCTGGAACACACAG
- the TBL1XR1 gene encoding F-box-like/WD repeat-containing protein TBL1XR1 isoform X3: protein MSISSDEVNFLVYRYLQESGFSHSAFTFGIESHISQSNINGALVPPAALISIIQKGLQYVEAEVSINEDGTLFDGRPIESLSLIDAVMPDVVQTRQQAYRDKLAQQQAAAAAAAAAAASQQGSAKNGENTANGEENGAHTIANNHTDMMEVDGDVEIPPNKAVVLRGHESEVFICAWNPVSDLLASGSGDSTARIWNLSENSTSGSTQLVLRHCIREGGQDVPSNKDVTSLDWNSEGTLLATGSYDGFARIWTKDGNLASTLGQHKGPIFALKWNKKGNFILSAGVDKTTIIWDAHTGEAKQQFPFHSAPALDVDWQSNNTFASCSTDMCIHVCKLGQDRPIKTFQGHTNEVNAIKWDPTGNLLASCSDDMTLKIWSMKQDNCVHDLQAHNKEIYTIKWSPTGPGTNNPNANLMLASASFDSTVRLWDVDRGICIHTLTKHQEPVYSVAFSPDGRYLASGSFDKCVHIWNTQTGALVHSYRGTGGIFEVCWNAAGDKVGASASDGSVCVLDLRK from the exons ATGAGTATAAGCAGTGATGAGGTCAACTTCTTGGTATATAGATACTTGCAAGAGTCAG gatTTTCTCATTCAGCATTTACCTTTGGTATAGAAAGCCATATCAGTCAGTCCAATATAAATGGTGCCCTCGTCCCACCTGCTGCATTGATTTCTATCATCCAGAAAGGTCTACAGTATGTAGAAGCAGAAGTTAGTATTAATGAG GATGGTACCTTGTTTGATGGTCGACCAATAGAGTCTCTGTCCCTGATAGATGCCGTAATGCCTGATGTAGTACAAACAAGACAACAAGCTTATAGAGATAAGCTTGCACAGCAAcaggcagcagctgctgcagctgccGCAGCTGCAGCCAGCCAACAAGGATCTgcaaaaaatggagaaaacacagCAAATGGGGAAGAGAATGGAGCACATACTATAGCAA ATAATCATACTGATATGATGGAAGTGGATGGGGATGTTGAAATCCCTCCTAATAAAGCAGTTGTGTTGCGGGGCCATGAATCTGAAGTTTTCATCTGTGCCTGGAACCCTGTTAGTGATCTCCTAGCATCAGG GTCTGGAGACTCAACAGCAAGAATATGGAATCTTAGTGAGAACAGCACCAGTGGCTCTACACAGTTAGTACTTAGACATTGTATACGAGAAGGAGGGCAAGATGTTCCAAGCAACAAGGATGTCACATCTCTAGATTGGAAT AGTGAAGGTACACTTCTAGCAACTGGTTCCTATGATGGGTTTGCCAGAATATGGACTAAAGATG gTAACCTTGCTAGCACCTTAGGGCAGCATAAAGGCCCTATATTTGCATTAAAATGGAATAAGAAAGGAAATTTCATCCTAAGTGCTGGAGTAGACAAG ACTACAATCATTTGGGATGCACATACTGGTGAAGCCAAGCAACAGTTTCCTTTTCATTCAG CACCAGCATTGGATGTTGATTGGCAGAGCAACAACACCTTTGCTTCTTGTAGTACAGATATGTGCATTCATGTCTGTAAATTAGGACAAGACAGACCTATTAAAACATTCCAAGGACATACG AATGAAGTAAATGCTATCAAATGGGACCCAACTGGCAATCTCCTGGCCTCCTGTTCTGATGACATGACTTTAAAG atATGGAGTATGAAACAAGACAATTGTGTCCATGATTTGCAAGCAcataataaagaaatttataCTATCAAATGGAGTCCAACAGGACCAGGAACTAATAATCCAAATGCCAACCTTATGTTAGCAAG TGCATCCTTTGATTCTACTGTTAGGTTGTGGGATGTAGACCGAGGGATCTGCATCCATACCTTGACAAAACACCAAGAGCCTGTGTACAGTGTAGCTTTCAGTCCTGATGGCAGGTATCTGGCAAGTGGttcttttgacaaatgtgtacacATCTGGAACACACAG